Proteins from one Triticum aestivum cultivar Chinese Spring chromosome 7A, IWGSC CS RefSeq v2.1, whole genome shotgun sequence genomic window:
- the LOC123154131 gene encoding basic leucine zipper 19-like — MPSIALDCRMNDWWRSSLLSFSTPRGPDICREYKHLDNSIALICTEFSVARASNICCLHVIRFNLFLRSMDDGDIDFTNPETYFCPAMGTDPHDSCSISMDSYFDDILKDTETEHLACTHTHASCNPHVCHDLAHHTQTCVHVHTKILREESDDVAQTSESPQETDGPKKKRPPGNRAAVRKYREKKKAHTTLLEEEVARLKALNR; from the coding sequence ATGCCGTCCATTGCACTCGATTGTCGAATGAATGATTGGTGGAGGAGCTCCCTTCTCAGTTTTTCTACCCCCAGAGGCCCAGACATCTGCCGTGAATATAAGCACCTCGATAACTCGATTGCTCTAATCTGCACCGAATTTTCAGTGGCAAGAGCATCTAATATATGCTGTCTTCATGTTATCAGGTTTAATTTGTTTTTGCGGAGCATGGACGACGGGGACATAGATTTCACCAATCCGGAGACGTATTTTTGCCCGGCCATGGGCACCGATCCCCACGACAGCTGCTCCATCTCCATGGACAGCTACTTCGACGACATTCTCAAAGACACGGAGACGGAGCATCTCGCATGTACTCACACCCACGCCAGCTGCAACCCGCATGTATGCCATGACCTTGCCCACCACACCCAGACCTGCGTCCATGTCCACACCAAGATCCTCCGGGAGGAGTCGGACGATGTCGCCCAGACCTCGGAGTCGCCGCAAGAGACCGACGGCCcaaagaagaagcgcccgccgggTAACCGGGCAGCTGTGAGGAAGTACCGTGAGAAGAAGAAGGCCCACACGACGCtgctggaggaggaggtggctcGCCTCAAGGCTCTAAACAGGTAG